The region CGGAGCAACAAGACCAAACAGGGTTAACTTTATAACTGATGAACCTGTAAGGGTAGGTCAGTTTGTCTGTCTGACATATGAGGAGAGTTCGGGGGAAAGTAAAACAGTCCTCGGGATGATTCACAGGCTTGAGAGGAGTAATCCGTATCTTCCAGATGATATCAGGGCTCCTGAAGCAGCTGAGAGTATAAAAAAGTTCTCTATTAATGAGAACTACATCAGAGGTGAGATAAGTATACTGGGAGAGATTCTGGATAATGGTGATGAAGTTTTCCTCCAGATGCCGAGGACACCACCGCTTCCAGCAGCAGAGGTTTTGGAGGCACCCCCTGATCTTTTAAAGAAAGTTTTTGGTGCAAAAAGTGAAAAGTTTGTCAGGATAGGAAGACTTCTTTCAGAAAAAGAGGACATACCTGTTTATGTGGATATTGAGCAGATAGTGTTAAGACATCTTGCTATACTCGCCGTTACCGGTGCAGGAAAATCAAACACAGTTTCCGTTCTTTTGAAGAATATTATAAATTTAGGAGGAACTGTAGCTGTTTTTGATTTCCATGGAGAGTACGTTAAGAGTAAGCTCACAAAAAATGGAAAGAATGCTGTTAACCTGATCCCACCTTTAATAAATCCTGTTATGCTAAAACCAAAGGAGTTTGCATCCTTAATAGGTATAAAGCAGAACGCATATGTTCAGTTCAGATACTTCCGTATTGCTTTTGAGTATCTGATGGAACAGCTCAAAGAGGAAAGAGGTGATAACTGGCAGAACTATATAGATACATCTGAATTTCTATCAAGATTAAAATCAACAATAGAGGATATATCTGATCCTGAGACAGAGATAGGAAGTAAAATAAAAGGTAAGGTCAGAGAAGAATCATTATTTGAAGTTCTTAACAAACTGGAGGATCTTGAGCTTGAACTTGGTCATATTATAAAACTCGGTGTTCCACCACTGATTGAGAAGATAAAACCGGGTATGGTTAATGTTTTTGATTTTTCGGAGCTAGATGAGGATGTAGCTGATGCTATAGCATCAAACATACTTAGATGGTCTCTTGAAGAGAGAAAGAAGGCTGTAAGAAAAGGAAGCTCAAAACTTCCGTTTCCACTTTTAATAGTTATAGAAGAAGCACACATACTTGCAGGTGAGAAGAGAAACACAGAATCAAAGTACTATATATCAAGGATCGCAAGGGAAGGTCGTAAGTTTGGACTAGGTCTTGCTGTCGTAACTCAAAGACCAAAAGGTCTTGATAAAGAGATACTTTCACAGATGAATAATATGATTATACTGAAGCTTGTTGAACCTGAAGATCAGAAGCATGTTCAGAGGGCAAGTGAGTCATTATCGCAGGAGCTTATGGACTATCTACCTGGACTGAATCCAGGTGAGGGAATAATCATAGGAAATATGACAAGGATACCACTTCTTGTGAAGATAGATAGAGCTGAGGAAAAGATAGAAGGAAACGATATCAATGTAGTGAAAGAATGGAAAAAGTTTGAAAAGGATAGAGATTATTATATAGAAGATCCATTGAAAGAGCTGGAAAATCTGTGATGAAATTTAGAAACAGAGAGGAAGCAGGAAAACTTTTAGCTGGTGAGATAAAAAGAAATCTTGAAAAAACAGAGGATGTAGTCATCCTTGCAATACCACGGGGAGGTGTTCCTGTAGCTTACTATGTTTCAAAAGAGACGGGAATTCCGTTTCATATGGTTGTTACTAAAAAGATCACCCCACCCTATGAACCTGAGGCAGCTATAGGAGCTATAGCTCCAGATGGAACATTTATGATCAGTTCTTATGCTTATCTTTCGGAAAAGGAGCTTGAAGAAGCAAAAAAGAGAGCTCTTGAAGGTGCCCTGGAAAAACTGAAGAAGTACTCCAGAGGAGAAGAACCGTATGTTAAGGATAAAACTGTTATTGTTGTTGACGACGGAATAGCAACAGGCTATACAGCAATGGTTGCAGGTGAGTACCTGAAAAAAAGAGGAGCAAAGAAGGTTATACTTGCTGTTCCGGTCTGTCCTGTTGACAGTGTAGAGAGGGTCAAAAAAGTTTTTGATCAGGTGATCTGTTACCATAAGGACAATACACCTTTTTTTGCGGTGGGAATGTTTTATGAAGACTTTCATCAGGTAACAGATGATGAGATGTTTAATTACATAAAAAAGGCAGAAAAAGAAGGACTACTGTATAAAAAGGAGGGCAGAGAATGAGAAAGGTTATCGCAGCAGCTGTAGTGTCAGGACTTTTAATATTCTCAATTTCATGTGCAACAAAAAAAACATCAGAGATTCCTCCTGAAAAAGAGAAAAAGATAGTCCAGATAGGAAGTAGTGCC is a window of Persephonella marina EX-H1 DNA encoding:
- a CDS encoding ATP-binding protein — encoded protein: MKQIGICIGATRPNRVNFITDEPVRVGQFVCLTYEESSGESKTVLGMIHRLERSNPYLPDDIRAPEAAESIKKFSINENYIRGEISILGEILDNGDEVFLQMPRTPPLPAAEVLEAPPDLLKKVFGAKSEKFVRIGRLLSEKEDIPVYVDIEQIVLRHLAILAVTGAGKSNTVSVLLKNIINLGGTVAVFDFHGEYVKSKLTKNGKNAVNLIPPLINPVMLKPKEFASLIGIKQNAYVQFRYFRIAFEYLMEQLKEERGDNWQNYIDTSEFLSRLKSTIEDISDPETEIGSKIKGKVREESLFEVLNKLEDLELELGHIIKLGVPPLIEKIKPGMVNVFDFSELDEDVADAIASNILRWSLEERKKAVRKGSSKLPFPLLIVIEEAHILAGEKRNTESKYYISRIAREGRKFGLGLAVVTQRPKGLDKEILSQMNNMIILKLVEPEDQKHVQRASESLSQELMDYLPGLNPGEGIIIGNMTRIPLLVKIDRAEEKIEGNDINVVKEWKKFEKDRDYYIEDPLKELENL
- a CDS encoding phosphoribosyltransferase; this translates as MKFRNREEAGKLLAGEIKRNLEKTEDVVILAIPRGGVPVAYYVSKETGIPFHMVVTKKITPPYEPEAAIGAIAPDGTFMISSYAYLSEKELEEAKKRALEGALEKLKKYSRGEEPYVKDKTVIVVDDGIATGYTAMVAGEYLKKRGAKKVILAVPVCPVDSVERVKKVFDQVICYHKDNTPFFAVGMFYEDFHQVTDDEMFNYIKKAEKEGLLYKKEGRE